One Thalassotalea atypica DNA window includes the following coding sequences:
- a CDS encoding sulfatase codes for MAKDINTGQKKPNVLFIAIDDLNDWVGFLGGHPNAKTPNLDRIAERGVYFTKAYTVSPICGPSRASVLTGMRPETTGVYHNKGMYKDYVPDAVALPKFLMNNGYHVMGAGKINHAMGMIVPENYNEYGPDSGAIGGPFTREELNITPGKKIVRKDILGFTIKEQSGIVKNVYPGKVIKRGTLEATLPLNGIDNTLDRPLNGYNTFDWGPVNVTDAEMPDGKVANWATEKLAEDHTKPFFLGLGFYRPHQPFYAPKKYFDAFANETIALPKVQRNDLSDLSSTARQYAHYPWSGSFDRVQKHNVWQAGVLGYLASINFTDAQVGKVLDALDNSQYKDNTLIVLWSDHGWELGEKEHWGKHSPWEGSTRVPFIIVPPKSAKLKQGAQTSFTSLLDIYPTIADYANLPIPANLEGKSLKSLVAGTQDKVRNYNITTLGRASYALRIDDWKFIRYYDGSEELYDLSVDPNEWKNLASEEQYRQKLVNYRKLLPVDARFKQLIHYNEYKAIMTAQDEFHLYSMMHDKNGIGEQEEMSREYPEIVATIKRMLKEQKITKRHVNLSM; via the coding sequence ATGGCTAAAGATATCAATACAGGTCAGAAAAAACCTAACGTCTTATTTATTGCGATTGATGATCTCAATGATTGGGTAGGGTTTCTAGGGGGGCACCCTAATGCTAAAACACCTAATTTAGATAGAATTGCTGAGCGAGGTGTATATTTTACTAAGGCCTATACGGTTTCACCTATTTGTGGGCCTTCTAGAGCCAGTGTATTAACGGGGATGCGACCAGAAACGACTGGGGTTTATCATAATAAGGGAATGTATAAAGACTATGTACCTGACGCAGTAGCATTACCCAAATTCTTAATGAACAATGGCTACCATGTGATGGGGGCGGGTAAAATCAATCACGCTATGGGTATGATTGTACCTGAAAACTATAATGAATACGGACCAGATTCTGGCGCTATTGGCGGCCCTTTTACACGAGAAGAGTTAAATATAACACCAGGTAAAAAAATAGTGAGAAAGGATATACTTGGTTTTACGATTAAAGAGCAAAGCGGCATAGTAAAAAATGTTTACCCAGGTAAAGTGATTAAGCGGGGCACGTTAGAAGCAACGTTACCATTAAATGGTATTGACAATACCTTAGACAGACCTTTAAATGGTTATAATACTTTTGATTGGGGCCCTGTCAACGTAACTGACGCTGAAATGCCCGATGGAAAAGTGGCTAATTGGGCGACTGAAAAACTTGCAGAAGACCACACAAAACCATTCTTTTTAGGTCTTGGTTTTTATCGTCCACACCAACCTTTTTATGCACCTAAAAAGTACTTCGATGCTTTTGCAAATGAAACCATTGCCTTACCTAAAGTACAACGAAATGATTTATCAGATCTTTCCTCAACGGCCCGTCAGTACGCTCATTATCCTTGGTCAGGCAGTTTTGACCGCGTACAAAAGCATAATGTATGGCAAGCAGGTGTCTTGGGGTATTTAGCCTCAATTAACTTTACAGATGCACAAGTAGGAAAAGTATTAGATGCTTTAGATAACAGTCAATACAAAGATAACACCTTAATTGTTTTATGGAGCGATCACGGTTGGGAATTAGGCGAAAAAGAACATTGGGGTAAACATTCACCTTGGGAAGGCTCTACTCGTGTCCCTTTTATTATCGTACCGCCCAAATCAGCAAAATTAAAACAAGGCGCACAAACAAGTTTTACCAGCTTACTTGATATCTACCCAACAATTGCAGATTACGCCAATCTACCTATCCCGGCTAATTTAGAAGGTAAGTCACTTAAAAGCCTTGTCGCGGGTACACAAGATAAAGTAAGAAACTATAATATTACGACACTAGGGCGTGCAAGTTATGCACTCCGTATAGACGACTGGAAATTTATTCGTTATTACGACGGTAGTGAAGAATTATACGATTTGTCTGTAGATCCGAACGAGTGGAAAAATTTAGCTAGTGAAGAACAATATCGCCAGAAATTGGTGAATTACAGAAAGCTGTTACCTGTTGATGCACGCTTTAAACAATTAATTCATTATAACGAATATAAAGCCATTATGACCGCACAAGACGAATTTCATCTTTACAGCATGATGCATGATAAAAATGGCATTGGCGAGCAAGAAGAAATGTCCAGAGAGTACCCAGAAATTGTGGCAACCATTAAGCGCATGTTGAAAGAGCAAAAGATTACTAAACGTCATGTAAATCTATCTATGTGA